One genomic region from Oligoflexus sp. encodes:
- the hpt gene encoding hypoxanthine phosphoribosyltransferase has product MQPLISADRLAARVRELGQRISRDYKGEQLCVIGVLKGSIIFLADLVRAIDVACEIEFIGVSSYEGMHSTGHVRINYDLSVDIEGKHVLLVEDIIDTGNTIDYLLKTLEVRKPKSLKVACLLSKPEAHQIKLHIDYTGFEISKEFVIGYGLDLDGLYRNLPDLMQMLPKA; this is encoded by the coding sequence ATGCAACCACTTATTTCAGCAGACCGTCTGGCCGCAAGGGTGCGGGAATTGGGCCAGCGCATCAGTCGGGACTATAAGGGCGAGCAGCTTTGCGTCATCGGCGTGCTGAAAGGCTCCATTATTTTTCTGGCCGATCTGGTTCGCGCCATTGATGTGGCCTGCGAAATCGAATTCATCGGCGTGTCGAGTTATGAAGGCATGCACTCAACCGGTCATGTTCGTATCAACTATGATCTGTCCGTTGATATCGAAGGCAAGCATGTGCTCCTGGTCGAGGACATTATCGACACTGGCAACACGATCGACTACCTTCTGAAAACATTGGAAGTGCGCAAACCCAAGTCCCTCAAGGTCGCCTGCCTTCTGTCCAAGCCCGAGGCGCATCAGATCAAACTCCATATCGACTACACGGGATTTGAGATCAGCAAGGAATTCGTCATCGGCTACGGATTGGATCTGGATGGACTCTACCGCAACCTGCCTGATCTCATGCAGATGCTGCCTAAAGCCTGA
- a CDS encoding response regulator transcription factor: MKKISILIVNDHPIVREGLTQVLDRFEDVHILASTASHYQIKDLVQRLQPEVLLLDLQSMASIYQMAAEAQATKPDMHLILSSSLPLPEYQRLAERIGARALISAFEAPDQIHACLHAVMEGGTWFQANNPIRGLVQKHREGVNGRLEHPLSPREVDVLCCVAQAMTAKEIATDLQISVKTVDRHKANIMNKLNMRSQIELARYAIRNGFVEV; encoded by the coding sequence ATGAAAAAGATTTCCATTCTGATCGTGAACGATCATCCAATCGTTCGAGAAGGGCTCACTCAGGTACTCGATCGTTTTGAGGACGTGCACATCCTCGCCAGCACAGCCTCCCATTATCAGATCAAGGATTTGGTGCAGCGGCTTCAGCCTGAAGTTCTTTTGCTCGATTTGCAGTCGATGGCCTCCATCTACCAAATGGCAGCGGAAGCTCAAGCTACGAAACCAGATATGCATCTGATTCTGTCCAGCTCTTTGCCTTTGCCGGAATATCAGCGTCTGGCCGAGCGCATTGGAGCTCGCGCTCTGATTTCGGCGTTTGAAGCACCTGATCAAATCCACGCGTGTTTGCACGCCGTCATGGAAGGGGGAACCTGGTTCCAGGCCAACAACCCAATCCGTGGACTCGTGCAGAAGCATCGTGAAGGTGTGAACGGACGCCTTGAGCATCCTTTGAGCCCTCGTGAAGTCGATGTCCTTTGCTGCGTGGCCCAGGCCATGACCGCCAAGGAAATCGCCACCGACCTTCAGATCAGCGTCAAAACCGTTGATCGTCACAAAGCCAACATCATGAACAAGCTGAACATGCGTTCCCAGATCGAGCTGGCCCGCTATGCTATCCGCAATGGATTTGTGGAAGTTTAA
- a CDS encoding patatin-like phospholipase family protein — protein MLRILSQLGPRKVRSRIIPTSTAHTYAAEGGPLSLSFAGCAWLFPYHLGAIEAFRKESAFARALYLGASSGSLAAIIAALDIDTKRIMDHTLEFAQDARERRLGPIGRMSRYVSAGLKDQLPPNAPQLAAGRVKVSVTHLPRLNHELIDVGVCQSRDELIGLLLGSCYIPIYYEKPVNWAGRWLIDGGLRNNQPILDHRTIRILPQGPREGAADIHPQAASSMAHILFPEPGRLSQLYESGQRDTEHWLRTRFHGKT, from the coding sequence ATGCTTAGGATTCTGAGCCAACTGGGTCCGCGCAAGGTTCGATCACGTATCATTCCGACCTCGACCGCACACACGTACGCCGCAGAAGGCGGCCCCCTCTCCCTCTCCTTTGCCGGTTGCGCCTGGCTCTTCCCCTATCACCTGGGGGCTATTGAGGCTTTCAGGAAGGAATCTGCCTTCGCCCGTGCCCTCTACCTTGGGGCCTCATCTGGATCGCTGGCCGCTATCATCGCGGCCCTGGACATCGACACGAAAAGGATCATGGATCACACCCTGGAATTTGCCCAGGATGCTCGTGAACGCCGCCTGGGCCCCATCGGTCGCATGTCCCGTTATGTGTCCGCGGGACTCAAGGATCAGCTGCCGCCGAACGCCCCCCAGCTGGCGGCTGGTCGGGTCAAGGTCTCCGTTACGCATCTGCCCCGGCTCAATCATGAGCTCATAGATGTCGGCGTCTGCCAAAGCCGTGACGAACTCATCGGCCTGCTCCTTGGCAGCTGCTATATTCCGATCTATTACGAAAAACCCGTGAACTGGGCCGGCCGCTGGCTCATAGATGGCGGCCTGCGTAATAATCAGCCCATTCTCGATCACAGGACCATTCGCATTCTCCCCCAGGGCCCGCGGGAAGGGGCTGCCGATATCCATCCTCAGGCCGCGTCTTCGATGGCTCATATCCTGTTTCCCGAACCCGGGCGGCTGAGCCAACTCTATGAATCAGGTCAAAGGGATACCGAGCATTGGCTGCGCACGCGTTTTCACGGGAAAACCTGA
- a CDS encoding 7TM diverse intracellular signaling domain-containing protein — MRSLGTWLLLLCLSAGPWVALGKDKAFEVRSDIPLANLIPVAEYVEDVTARRKLDQIINMPDDAWRSGAENNLTFGWTSYAYWIRFSLTHAEARAQSLILEIDWPLLDDIKVYIRDSKGQTLEMMKTGDMYPFTRRPILHTSFAFPLDLPVGETREIYIRVASTSSTQIPLRLWQEKKFYEERQYAEGAQILYYGAMLIMVFYNLFIFLSVRQATYLYYSAFIIGYIVLQSSLKGIAFHYVWPNLPHIVDRSISMGGAATLVFMMLFARSFLRFGTTYPLINRTLVTLIILTSMAFVAAAFVPYRIIIKVVAGLTVVCALTALSSGIYAVLSGQKEARYYVSAWAALVLGTVLYMMKQFGIMPRNIFTENAMQVGSILEAVLLSFALADRLNTLKDSLEKANTALSYHLRNVEAVVDQKTRSIRSILDTLHQGIVTIKGDDLKVQDEYAKYTERLLGTEKIAQQDMMGLIFAYSDLSVDSKARMVETLRACLGESMLQFDVNASNLPNRCELKLPDRERIALELDWTPIVESDETVSRILLSFRDVTEIRRLRASADHQQNEMKMIGELLQADPRKLKRFFAGAKAALDEDQKLCTPQTLFDPELIKILFIDMHTIKGEARGLGLSRLSDAAHLLEEDYARVRQNPALWSPMALRESIAGIAALLDSYQQTLDGKLRGLNDSDKLAVTPEEVDSWHGTVSRWMLNTIDEKSRQMLLANWSRMIFVELRPYLQSYRLLCSRVARDLNKPEPEMAFEGPALYLDKNAVPLLDKVLMHLLRNALDHGVETAAEREAKHKPARGRISFSWALEGNCVRIQMQDDGRGLQLDRIRSKAEKLGISVAGQSNQDLAQMIFEAGMTTAETVTNISGRGVGLAAVRQYLKEVGGDIHIAWNGVEGSGFAFVLLLPSTLVRGETSRLDQQQSA, encoded by the coding sequence ATGCGAAGCCTGGGGACCTGGCTGCTTTTACTTTGCCTAAGCGCAGGACCCTGGGTCGCGCTGGGAAAAGATAAGGCCTTTGAAGTCCGCTCAGACATCCCCCTTGCCAATCTCATCCCTGTGGCTGAATACGTCGAGGACGTGACGGCCAGGCGGAAACTTGATCAGATTATCAATATGCCCGATGACGCCTGGCGATCCGGGGCCGAGAACAATCTGACCTTTGGCTGGACCTCCTATGCTTACTGGATACGCTTCTCCCTGACGCATGCCGAGGCACGCGCGCAGAGTCTGATCCTGGAAATCGACTGGCCGCTGCTCGATGATATCAAGGTCTATATTCGCGACAGCAAAGGTCAGACCCTCGAAATGATGAAGACGGGCGACATGTATCCCTTCACCCGCCGCCCCATTCTTCATACATCCTTCGCCTTCCCCCTCGATCTGCCGGTCGGCGAGACCCGCGAGATTTATATACGCGTCGCCTCCACCAGCTCGACCCAAATCCCGCTGAGGCTATGGCAGGAAAAGAAATTCTATGAAGAGCGGCAGTATGCGGAAGGCGCCCAAATCCTTTATTACGGCGCGATGCTGATCATGGTCTTTTATAACCTCTTCATCTTCCTGTCCGTGCGCCAGGCCACTTATCTTTACTATTCCGCCTTCATCATCGGCTATATCGTGCTGCAGTCCTCGCTCAAAGGCATAGCCTTTCATTACGTCTGGCCGAATCTGCCGCACATCGTCGATCGTTCGATTTCCATGGGAGGCGCGGCGACGCTCGTCTTCATGATGCTCTTCGCGCGCAGCTTTCTGCGTTTCGGCACCACCTATCCTTTGATCAACCGCACGCTCGTCACGCTCATCATCCTGACGTCGATGGCCTTCGTCGCCGCCGCGTTCGTTCCCTATCGCATCATCATCAAGGTCGTCGCCGGACTCACGGTGGTCTGCGCCCTGACAGCCTTGTCCTCAGGCATCTACGCGGTCCTGTCCGGACAGAAGGAGGCCCGCTACTACGTGAGCGCCTGGGCGGCTCTCGTCCTCGGGACCGTGCTCTACATGATGAAGCAGTTCGGCATTATGCCGCGCAATATCTTCACCGAAAACGCCATGCAGGTTGGTTCGATCCTGGAAGCCGTGCTTCTCTCCTTCGCGCTGGCTGATCGCCTGAACACGCTGAAAGACAGCCTGGAAAAAGCCAACACCGCACTGTCCTATCACCTGCGGAATGTCGAGGCCGTGGTCGATCAGAAAACCCGCAGCATTCGTTCCATCCTCGATACTTTGCATCAGGGTATCGTCACTATCAAAGGCGATGATCTGAAAGTCCAGGATGAATACGCGAAATACACCGAGCGCCTTCTGGGCACCGAAAAAATCGCCCAGCAGGATATGATGGGCCTGATCTTCGCCTACAGCGACCTGTCCGTGGACAGCAAGGCCCGCATGGTGGAAACGCTGCGCGCCTGCCTCGGCGAGAGCATGCTGCAGTTCGATGTGAATGCCTCGAACCTGCCGAATCGCTGCGAATTGAAACTGCCCGACCGCGAGCGCATAGCCTTGGAACTCGACTGGACGCCGATCGTGGAAAGCGATGAAACGGTCAGCCGCATCCTTCTCAGCTTCCGCGACGTGACCGAGATCCGCCGCCTGCGGGCCTCTGCCGATCATCAGCAGAATGAGATGAAGATGATCGGTGAGCTTCTCCAGGCCGATCCGCGCAAACTCAAACGCTTTTTCGCCGGCGCGAAAGCTGCACTGGATGAAGATCAAAAGCTCTGCACGCCGCAGACTCTTTTCGATCCCGAGCTGATTAAGATTCTGTTCATCGACATGCATACGATCAAAGGCGAAGCCCGGGGCCTGGGCCTCAGCCGCCTCTCGGATGCCGCGCATCTCCTGGAAGAGGACTATGCCCGCGTCAGGCAGAATCCAGCGCTCTGGTCACCGATGGCCCTGCGTGAATCCATTGCCGGCATCGCCGCGCTGCTCGATTCCTATCAGCAGACCCTGGATGGAAAACTGCGTGGACTCAATGATAGTGACAAGCTCGCCGTCACGCCCGAGGAAGTGGACAGCTGGCATGGGACTGTCAGCCGTTGGATGCTGAATACCATCGACGAAAAAAGCCGGCAGATGCTCCTCGCCAACTGGTCCCGCATGATCTTCGTCGAGCTGCGCCCCTATCTTCAGTCCTATCGCCTGCTCTGCTCGCGCGTGGCAAGGGATCTGAACAAGCCCGAGCCGGAAATGGCTTTTGAAGGTCCTGCGCTCTATCTTGATAAAAATGCCGTTCCACTTCTGGACAAGGTTTTGATGCATCTGCTCCGCAATGCCCTCGATCACGGCGTGGAAACCGCGGCCGAGCGCGAGGCCAAACATAAGCCCGCGCGGGGACGCATCAGCTTTTCATGGGCCCTTGAGGGGAACTGCGTTCGGATTCAAATGCAGGATGATGGTCGCGGTCTGCAGCTAGATCGCATCCGCAGCAAGGCCGAAAAGCTAGGCATTTCGGTTGCGGGTCAATCCAACCAGGACCTGGCTCAGATGATTTTTGAAGCGGGAATGACCACAGCGGAAACAGTCACGAATATTTCAGGCCGCGGTGTGGGTCTGGCCGCCGTGCGGCAGTATCTGAAGGAAGTCGGCGGGGATATTCACATAGCCTGGAACGGCGTCGAAGGCAGCGGCTTTGCCTTCGTTCTTCTGCTGCCCTCCACCCTCGTGCGCGGGGAAACGTCTCGCCTGGACCAGCAGCAGTCCGCCTGA
- a CDS encoding DUF4142 domain-containing protein has product MTMSIVKAICAGLFLSTFAMSASAAETAPPAPIEQPKPAVVDARNLTEVVQVLFLANASQLDGVTLALERNPDEALQLFAEDMRRDHLWMQETLAAEAQRHGISLLRDDLTLTSQQVKKNVDVDFEALSQKSPEDFRAAFLRLTVYQHRKILKLYDQIERLNQDAGLKGRITIFRPLIAHEILTAEQL; this is encoded by the coding sequence ATGACTATGTCGATCGTTAAAGCAATCTGCGCAGGTCTTTTTCTGTCCACTTTCGCCATGAGCGCATCCGCAGCGGAAACCGCGCCACCGGCACCTATCGAACAACCGAAGCCGGCCGTCGTGGACGCCCGCAATCTCACGGAAGTCGTTCAAGTCCTTTTTCTGGCCAACGCCTCCCAACTGGATGGCGTGACGCTTGCCCTTGAACGCAATCCGGACGAAGCCCTGCAGCTTTTTGCAGAAGATATGCGGCGCGATCATCTTTGGATGCAGGAAACCCTTGCCGCAGAGGCTCAGCGCCACGGCATCAGTTTGCTTCGGGATGATTTGACTTTAACGTCGCAGCAGGTGAAGAAGAATGTCGATGTCGACTTTGAGGCTCTGTCGCAGAAATCCCCGGAAGATTTCCGGGCCGCTTTCCTTAGGCTGACAGTTTACCAGCATCGGAAAATCTTGAAACTCTATGATCAGATCGAACGACTCAATCAGGATGCAGGATTGAAAGGGAGGATCACGATCTTCCGCCCCCTCATCGCGCATGAGATTCTGACCGCGGAGCAGCTGTAA
- a CDS encoding DNA topoisomerase — protein sequence MFPRASLVRRPEAVQRPGMTKSLEYLLTAGCLKDFVGRNSQPEGQSVPMQGKGLIITEKPSVAKDIVQALGGFEEKGKGDYYESETMVCTYAVGHILTLLEPEDINPIYKRWRLADLPIIPEDFKTKPVPNQKTRLGVIKKLMERNDVAYLVNACDAAREGELIFREIVKHVGVTKPIHRLWLQSMTKKAIQDGFKSLQDGMKYIGLAAAAECRAHADWLIGMNATRALTVRLKAKNQRGVSWSAGRVQTPTLSLLVERELEVLEHNPQAYWKVIGNFEANGQVYDGTWYDPNFDRKNATREQKEDRIFEKAKAEAVIQTIAGKPALASETRKPSPRNPPMLFDLTSLQRTANTRFGWSANRTLRAAQRCYETHKVLTYPRTSSKVLPEDYKPEVSRILDILSGTGDYGPHAKHLLDKGLLNQDKVFNNEGVTDHFAIIPTGEVRALEGDDQKLFDLVTRQFMASFYPPSVYEEVERITEVGGNYFRSKPPRVLKEAGWEAVFGKVPDKGDKSFAALIPGKDKAEGVSVKSSEATLEEHETKPPARISEAGLLSLMENAGRHIENEELSQALRGADGLGTAATRADIIENLKNREYVDENLRPTPKGIRLIDILHRINASRLTSAELTGQLELFLNEVEEGKRSPGDFMREIATYAKDVVDSTRDFDFEQIYPDENPLGPCPNCGRPVFERAWFYGCSESTKRAGKKACDFLIWKDFNGRYINRNAVRILLEKKVTPELDGFKNANGKDYRAVLELQGGKLVRRVVENSTEVDPNQPQLDVNLEPIAPCPLKCAPDCMVIETPADYACQTKVKGRDAGEKRGAPGFAFPRVLCKRNLTREDLVTFLQTKETPIISDFVSKKGRKFSAKLVMENDWTGFRFEFPPRVKKSAAKDDEGAGTEAAATASPAPAEGNG from the coding sequence ATGTTCCCGAGAGCCAGTCTGGTGCGTCGTCCAGAGGCGGTGCAGCGCCCAGGAATGACAAAAAGTCTGGAATATCTCTTGACAGCGGGGTGTCTTAAAGATTTTGTAGGGAGGAATAGCCAACCGGAAGGACAGAGCGTACCGATGCAAGGAAAAGGTCTGATAATTACTGAGAAGCCAAGCGTCGCGAAGGATATCGTGCAAGCCCTCGGTGGCTTTGAAGAGAAAGGCAAGGGCGACTACTACGAAAGCGAGACCATGGTCTGCACGTATGCGGTCGGTCACATCCTGACTCTTCTCGAACCGGAAGATATCAATCCTATCTATAAACGATGGCGCCTGGCCGATCTTCCGATCATCCCGGAGGATTTCAAAACCAAGCCGGTGCCGAATCAGAAGACGCGTCTCGGCGTGATCAAGAAATTGATGGAGCGCAATGACGTCGCTTACCTCGTGAACGCCTGCGATGCGGCGCGTGAAGGGGAATTGATTTTCCGTGAGATCGTCAAGCACGTGGGGGTGACCAAACCCATCCATCGGCTCTGGCTTCAATCCATGACCAAAAAAGCCATCCAGGACGGATTCAAAAGTCTGCAGGATGGCATGAAGTATATCGGCCTCGCCGCCGCCGCTGAATGCCGCGCGCATGCGGACTGGTTGATCGGCATGAATGCGACGCGAGCTTTGACCGTGCGCCTGAAAGCAAAAAATCAGCGCGGGGTCTCCTGGTCCGCGGGTCGCGTGCAGACACCGACCCTTAGTCTTTTGGTGGAACGCGAGCTGGAAGTCCTTGAGCATAATCCGCAGGCCTATTGGAAAGTGATCGGCAACTTCGAGGCCAACGGTCAGGTTTATGATGGCACCTGGTACGATCCCAACTTCGATCGCAAGAATGCCACGCGTGAACAGAAGGAAGATCGCATTTTTGAGAAGGCCAAGGCCGAGGCCGTGATTCAGACCATCGCCGGGAAACCCGCGCTGGCCAGTGAAACACGCAAGCCATCGCCGCGAAACCCGCCGATGCTGTTCGATCTGACCTCGCTCCAGAGAACGGCCAACACCCGTTTTGGTTGGTCGGCGAACCGGACGCTGCGCGCCGCCCAGCGCTGCTATGAAACGCATAAGGTCCTGACCTATCCGCGTACCAGTTCCAAGGTTTTGCCTGAGGATTATAAGCCTGAAGTCAGCCGCATCCTGGATATCCTTTCGGGAACCGGAGACTACGGCCCTCACGCCAAACATCTTTTGGACAAGGGTCTTTTGAATCAGGACAAGGTCTTCAATAACGAAGGCGTCACGGATCACTTTGCCATCATTCCCACAGGTGAAGTGCGCGCGCTGGAAGGTGATGATCAGAAGCTTTTCGATCTGGTCACCCGACAGTTCATGGCCTCGTTCTATCCACCCTCGGTCTATGAAGAGGTCGAGCGCATCACGGAAGTCGGCGGGAATTATTTCCGCAGCAAGCCGCCGCGCGTTCTGAAGGAAGCCGGTTGGGAAGCCGTGTTCGGCAAGGTGCCGGATAAAGGCGATAAGTCCTTCGCCGCCCTGATTCCCGGCAAGGATAAAGCCGAAGGCGTCTCGGTGAAGTCGAGTGAAGCGACCCTGGAAGAGCACGAAACCAAGCCGCCGGCCCGCATCAGTGAAGCCGGTCTTCTGTCCCTGATGGAAAACGCCGGTCGTCATATTGAAAACGAGGAGCTGTCGCAGGCCCTTCGCGGTGCGGATGGACTCGGCACGGCCGCGACCCGCGCTGATATCATTGAAAACTTGAAGAACCGTGAATACGTGGACGAAAACCTGCGGCCCACGCCGAAGGGCATTCGCCTCATTGATATCCTGCATCGCATCAATGCGAGTCGCCTGACGTCGGCAGAACTCACGGGACAGCTCGAACTCTTCCTGAACGAAGTCGAGGAAGGCAAGCGTTCCCCGGGAGACTTCATGCGCGAGATCGCGACCTACGCGAAGGACGTCGTGGACTCGACCCGTGACTTCGATTTCGAACAGATTTATCCGGATGAAAATCCCCTGGGCCCATGCCCGAACTGTGGGCGTCCCGTTTTTGAGCGCGCCTGGTTCTATGGCTGCTCGGAAAGCACCAAGCGGGCCGGAAAGAAGGCCTGCGATTTTCTGATCTGGAAGGATTTCAACGGCCGTTACATCAACCGCAACGCCGTGCGCATCCTTTTGGAAAAAAAGGTCACGCCCGAACTGGATGGCTTCAAGAATGCCAATGGCAAGGATTATCGGGCCGTGCTCGAACTCCAGGGTGGCAAACTCGTGCGCCGCGTCGTCGAGAATTCCACCGAAGTCGATCCGAATCAGCCGCAGCTCGATGTGAACCTGGAACCGATCGCACCCTGTCCCCTGAAGTGCGCTCCGGATTGCATGGTGATCGAAACGCCCGCGGACTATGCGTGCCAGACCAAGGTCAAAGGCCGTGATGCGGGTGAAAAACGCGGAGCCCCCGGCTTTGCTTTCCCGCGCGTCCTTTGCAAACGCAATCTGACCCGCGAGGATCTGGTGACCTTCCTGCAGACCAAGGAAACACCGATCATCAGTGATTTCGTATCGAAAAAAGGCCGGAAATTCAGCGCCAAGCTCGTTATGGAAAATGACTGGACAGGGTTCCGCTTTGAGTTCCCACCGAGGGTGAAAAAATCCGCGGCCAAGGACGACGAGGGAGCGGGTACCGAGGCGGCGGCGACGGCAAGTCCGGCGCCGGCTGAAGGCAACGGCTAA
- a CDS encoding response regulator — MAPESRRHSAKMALLTEERYVLCPLWRQLVLFWPHELVALNRETTLLLKIFPQLEAIWVKPETDAPFARLLGLVDSLALRDPGCHLIVCLDKATPAEMQELLDHGVDEIVFQAGILAEPQVLLKTRIALNARRVSKDALKAHIVRHQKALQSKTEFLAWLSHEIRTPMNGVLGLLEIFQKDNLTAEQLDMLDVMDRSGRRVVDLLSEVLDVSRMEAGKMNRVTRDFHLRRLIEDSLQLYARDARDRGLLMSSVIEADVPDALRGDERKLSQILNNLISNAVKYTSVGQVLIKVRVEAWEGETCRLLLDVQDTGHGIAAAELDKLFQPFEQTESAHLSRNPSSGLGLSLTRDLVQLLGGSIRVQSQPGVGSTFSCTLPFALQEEALQPEVREPWRHPRSARAYVLRHPQSIRSQTPAPQPEALNFEGARILVVDDDPVNLKVADKQLKKLKAEPTLASSGVDALEWLEKKHFDLIFVDCQMPHMDGFELNRILHTLPHFIPGTPVIALTALGREEDRQKALQHGFTDFLAKPAQLDDIRKLLGRWLTLP, encoded by the coding sequence ATGGCACCGGAAAGCCGCAGACATAGCGCTAAAATGGCTCTACTGACCGAGGAACGCTACGTCCTCTGTCCACTGTGGCGTCAATTGGTCCTGTTTTGGCCCCACGAACTTGTCGCCTTGAATCGGGAGACGACCCTTCTTCTTAAAATTTTCCCGCAGCTCGAAGCGATCTGGGTCAAACCGGAAACCGATGCCCCCTTTGCCCGGCTGCTCGGCCTTGTGGACAGTCTTGCCCTGCGGGATCCCGGCTGTCATCTCATTGTCTGCCTCGATAAAGCCACCCCGGCCGAGATGCAGGAGCTTTTGGATCACGGCGTCGATGAAATCGTCTTCCAGGCAGGAATCCTGGCCGAGCCCCAGGTCCTGCTGAAGACCCGAATCGCCTTGAATGCCCGTCGCGTGAGTAAGGATGCGCTCAAGGCTCATATTGTAAGACATCAAAAAGCCCTGCAGAGCAAAACCGAGTTCTTGGCCTGGCTCAGCCATGAAATCCGCACGCCCATGAATGGCGTTCTGGGACTTTTGGAAATCTTTCAAAAGGACAACCTGACCGCGGAACAGCTCGACATGCTCGATGTCATGGATCGCAGTGGCCGCCGTGTGGTGGATCTCCTTTCCGAAGTGCTGGATGTCAGTCGCATGGAAGCGGGCAAGATGAATCGAGTCACCCGTGATTTTCATCTGCGCCGCCTGATCGAGGATTCCCTGCAGCTTTACGCGCGGGATGCGCGGGACCGTGGCCTTCTGATGAGCAGCGTGATTGAAGCGGATGTGCCGGATGCCCTGCGCGGTGATGAAAGAAAACTCAGTCAGATCCTGAATAATCTCATCAGCAATGCCGTCAAATACACGAGCGTGGGCCAGGTCCTGATCAAGGTGCGCGTCGAGGCCTGGGAAGGCGAGACCTGTCGTCTCTTGCTGGATGTGCAGGACACCGGCCACGGCATCGCCGCCGCTGAACTGGACAAACTCTTCCAGCCTTTTGAACAGACGGAATCCGCTCACTTGAGCCGCAATCCTTCGTCAGGACTGGGTTTGAGTTTAACCCGCGATCTGGTCCAGCTGCTCGGCGGCAGTATCCGCGTGCAGAGCCAGCCGGGTGTCGGCAGCACATTCAGCTGCACGCTTCCCTTTGCTCTGCAGGAGGAGGCCTTGCAGCCCGAGGTCCGCGAGCCCTGGCGTCATCCTCGTTCCGCGCGCGCCTATGTGCTGCGTCATCCGCAGTCCATACGTTCGCAGACGCCGGCTCCTCAGCCGGAGGCTTTGAACTTCGAAGGCGCGCGGATTCTGGTCGTGGATGACGATCCGGTGAATCTGAAGGTCGCGGACAAGCAGCTGAAAAAACTCAAAGCCGAGCCCACGCTGGCCAGTTCGGGTGTTGATGCTCTCGAATGGCTGGAAAAAAAGCACTTTGACCTTATCTTCGTCGACTGCCAGATGCCGCATATGGATGGTTTCGAGCTGAATCGCATTCTGCATACCCTGCCTCATTTCATTCCCGGCACGCCGGTCATTGCCCTGACCGCTCTGGGCCGCGAAGAGGATCGGCAGAAAGCCCTGCAGCATGGTTTTACCGACTTCCTGGCGAAGCCTGCTCAGCTCGATGATATTCGCAAGCTCCTGGGGCGCTGGCTGACCCTTCCGTGA